A region of the Dickeya chrysanthemi NCPPB 402 genome:
TGTATCCCGTTATCTCTATGCAGGAAAATATTGCCCACGCCGGCTCCCGCAAGGCGCTGATTGGTTCACATCCCAGTGAAGCCCAAATCGAACGTTATTCCGCAGAAAAACAAGTCAGCGCCCAAACTCCACCGACATTTTTAGTCCATGCGATTGACGACCCATCAGTATCCGTAGACAACAGTCTGGTAATGCTATCGGCATTGCGGGAGAACAAGATTCCGACTGAAATCCATCTGTTTGAACAAGGAAAACATGGTTTCGGTATCCGTGGTACCGTCGGGTTGCCGGCCGCAGCCTGGCCGCAGCTATTGAATAACTGGATAAAATCACTGCAGTTGGATAAAAAGGCGTGGGAATCAAACAGATAAATTATCGCTGCCTACAACAATGCACCTTCCGCCGCTCATGACAATCTCTTATACTGTATAAAATGACAGTTTTTGAGATGTTTCATGACCGCGGAAGGCCACCTCCTGTTTGCCGTAGCCAGCGCAATCTTCGCAAAAAAAGCAGAATTATCGCCTGCCCTGGCAGCAGGCGACTGGTGGCATATTATCCCAGCCGCCTTACTGACATCCTTGTTACCCGATATAGACCACCCGAAGTCTATTCTCGGCCAACGCCTGAAATGGATTTCCGTCCCCATTGCCAGGCTGTGCGGGCATCGTGGTTTTACGCATAGCTTGCTGGCCATCGTGATTGGTGTCTATGTCATCCGCACTAAACTGCCAGCAGACTGGCCCTTACCGGGCGATGTCTATCACGCGATGATCGTTGGATATCTAAGCCATATCGTCGCCGATATGCTGACAACAGCGGGTGTACCGCTCTTGTGGCCTTGCCGCTGGCGCTTTCGTCTGCCTTTACTGAATAGCGACAAAGGCAATCAACTGGAACGCTTACTGTGCGTCGGGTTGATTTTGTTTATGCTATTTCAACCGCAGCAACCACTTGAATCCTGGCATTACGGCGAACCCGCACGACGGCTACAACAGCTCGGGCAGCAGTTACATCAGTTACTGGCACCTTAGTCACCACTGGTTTCGTTATTCCATTCCGAACCATCCATGTTGGTTATCTCTATAACCGCGATATAAAAGACCTGCTATGCTACTGCGCTGGCTACGTTTTTCCAGACGTAGCGGTGATGAACATTAAAAAAGGAGTAGTGGGATGAATTTTCCGCTGATAATAAATGTGGTTGTTTTTGCTGTGCTGCTTTTTGCACTGGGGTATAGCGGTAATAAAAATTGGAGCCTGTCGAAAAAGGTGTTGCTGGGTCTGATAACCGGCGTCCTGTTTGGGCTGGTATTACACCTGATTTATGGCGATGACAATCCTGTCATCAAACAGTCTATTGCCTGGTTCAACATCGTCGGCAACGGCTATGTACAATTGTTGCAAATGATTGTGATGCCGCTGGTGTTCGTGTCAATACTGAATTCCGTTGCCCGGCTGCATAACGCCTCCTCGCTGGGAAAAATCAGCCTGCTTGCACTCGGCACATTGCTATTTACCACGCTGATCGCCGCCTTAATTGGTATTTTTGTGACCAATCTGTTTGGCCTGACCGCTTCCGGGTTGGTGCAAGGCGCGCAGGAAAGTTCTCGTCTGTCGACCATTCAGAATAGCTATGCCGGCAAGGTCGCCGACCTGAACGTACCACAGCTGTTGCTGTCGTTTATCCCTAAAAATCCGTTTGCCGACCTGACCGGCGCCAACCCGACGTCTATCATCAGCGTGGTCATTTTCGCCGCGTTTCTCGGCGTTGCGGCATTGCACTTGTTAAAAGACGACGCGGCAAAAGGCGAACGCGTCCTGACAGCGATTGATACCTTGCAATCCTGGGTAATGAAACTGGTTCGGCTGGTGATGCGCCTCACACCTTATGGCGTAATGGCACTGATGACGAAAATGGTCGCCAGCTCTAACCTGCAGGATATCCTCAAGCTGGGCAGTTTCGTTGTGGCGTCCTACCTCGGTCTGGGATTGATGTTTGGCGTACATGCCCTATTGTTGGCGATGAACGGCGTGAATCCGGCCCGTTTTTATCGCAAAGTGTGGCCGGTGCTAAGTTTCGCCTTCACCAGTCGCTCCAGCGCCGCCACTATTCCGCTGAATATTGAGGCCCAGACGCGCCGTATCGGTGTGCCGGAATCCATCGCCAGTTTTGCCGCCTCTTTTGGCACGACTATCGGTCAGAACGGCTGTGCCGGGTTGTATCCAGCCATGCTGGCCGTCATGGTCGCGCCGACCGTCGGCATCAACCCCTGGGATCCGATGTGGATCGCCACCCTGGCTGGCATTGTCACCCTCAGTTCCGCGGGGGTAGCCGGTGTCGGTGGCGGCGCTACCTTCGCCGCGTTGATCGTCCTACCGGCGATGGGATTACCCATCACACTGGTTGCCCTGTTGATTTCGATTGAGCCATTAATCGACATGGGACGCACTGCACTCAATGTCAGTGGATCAATGACAGCCGGCACGCTGACCAGCCAGTGGCTAAAACAAACCGATAAAGACGTGTTCAATCGGGATGACGATACGGCATTAAATCACCGTTAATCTCCGTTTCGGCGTCATAAAAAATGCCGGAGTGGTTTTCCCCTCCGGCATTTCTTCCCGATCAGAATTTGGGATTGGTATCGTATTCCTGACAGCTCTGGAACCCTTTGTTCAATACATGCCCCGTCTCATCAAAGCTGACGAAATAGTACTGAATCTTACCGTCGTGGGTGCCCAGCACATAGGTATTACAGGTGCCCCGGGCATGAAGCATGGTGGCCTCCGTCGATGCCGGTCCGGCAACTCGATTCACTTCCTGGCGACTCATGCCCTTTTTCACCTCCTTCACCACCGGTTTAGTAAAGAAGTTTTCGGCACGATCGTAAGCTACACACCCAGAGAGCATCAGGGCACTTGCCGCGATACACATGAATAAATTATTTTTCTTCATGGAATGACCTCATTCGCTATCGGTGCAGCTAAGACTAGATAGTCAATGCCGCTTTTTCAAATCAGCGATTCTATTTCAACCAGCTGAACGTTGACGAAAAAGCCCCCGATCCGATGTAAATCCGCCTGCTTTTTCTTGTTCTTTTGTTCCGTCGGAATTAACGTTACTCTCTGGTGATGTGGGTAATTGTTTTGACACATCAATAGGTTCAAGAGGGGGTGGACATGTCATTACAGAAAGAAATTATTCAGGCTCTCGGGGTGAAAAGCACCATCGATCCAGCGCAGGAAGTTCGAGTGAGCGTTGATTTTTTAAAGAATTATCTGAAGGCTCACCCATTCGTCAAAAGCCTGGTCTTGGGGATCAGCGGCGGGCAGGATTCAACGCTGACCGGCAAATTATGCCAGACGGCGATTGCCGAATTGCGCCAGGAAACAGGCAAAGCCGATTATCGCTTTATCGCGGTGCGCCTGCCGTATGGCGTACAAGCCGATGAGCAAGACTGCCAGGATGCAATTCAGTTTATCCAGCCGGACCAGGTACTGACCGTCAACATCAAACCGGCGGTAGAGGCCAGTGAAGCGACGCTGCGCGCCATCGGTATTGAGCTGTCTGACTTTGTTAAGGGTAACGAAAAAGCCCGTGAGCGCATGAAAGCCCAGTACAGTATCGCGGGTATGAATGCCGGACTGGTTGTCGGTACCGATCACGCGGCGGAAGCCGTCACCGGCTTCTTCACCAAATACGGTGACGGCGGCACTGACATCAACCCGATTTTCCGCCTCAACAAACGACAGGGCAAAGCCTTGCTCAAGCTGCTGGGTTGCCCGTCCCACCTTTACACCAAGGCACCAACGGCTGATCTGGAAGACGATCGCCCGTCACTGCCGGATGAGATGGCACTCGGCATCACCTACGAGAAAATCGACGACTATCTGGAAGGCAAACAGCTTGGGCCGATTGATGTCGCTATCATCGAGGGTTGGTATCGCAAAACCGAGCACAAACGCCGCCCGCCGATTACCGTCTTTGATGACTTCTGGCGTTGATAGCCTTAATTTCTCCGGGCAGGTGCTACCAGGTAGCCTCTGCCCGTTTTCTCGTCATGTGATAGTCGATAGCCATTAATGATGCTCATAACTCCTCGGCGTGCAACGCTGGCCGGTCTGTTGGCGATAGGACTCTGGCCTATGCTGCATAGCACACCGGCATTCAACGCGGCAACATGGCGTTACTGGCCACGGCTTCTTACTTTACCCCAATACTGACGACGTTGATGACGACGCTGTGGTTACAAACTATTCCTACATTCGCTTTTTGGCAGGGAGTAATCATGGTAACGCAGGGGTCGCTATTGTCCTGGTTGGCGACACGCGAAGTCGGTTAAGGGTTAAGCTGAGCCAGAACAAAGTTTCCCGATTAAATGGTATTTACAATGCAATTTAAAAATCATCACGGGAACACGACAATGACCTCCGCCGGCAAACGTATCCAACGCGAAATTCGTACTATTCGGGCCATGCTCGCGCTGTATGAGCGGTCATTTCCAGCGCCTGCAGATGATGCGGATTATTATGCCAGGCTGCAGGATTACGCCTTAAAACGGCTGCGAAAGTGCTATTACGGGGAAAATAAGCCGGCCTGCAAACAATGTCCGATTCATTGCTACCAACCGGCGAAACGGGAAGCCATCAAAGCTATCATGCGCTGGGCTGGACCAAGAATGCTGTTGCACCACCCCATACTGGCAATTCGACACCTGCTGGATGATCGCAAACCTGTCCCTGCTGCACCACCACGAGGGCGAACAGCCAGAGAACCGGAATCCCCGATACTTTCAGACGATTCTGCAAAAGAAAAAGGCCGCTAATGCGGCCTTTTTTGTCAAATCAAGACTCTTTGGGTGATGCGTTTTCCACCCGACTCTTCAATTTCTGCCCTGGACGGAACGTAACGACCCGACGCGCCGTAATCGGAATATCTTCGCCGGTTTTTGGGTTACGCCCCGGGCGCTGGTTCTTGTCCCGCAAATCAAAGTTGCCAAACCCCGACAACTTAACCTGCTCACCATTTTCCAGAGCACGCCGCACTTCTTCGAAGAACAACTCGACGAGCTCTTTGGCATCCCGTTTGCTGAGCCCAAGCTTTTCAAACAGGTATTCAGACATTTCAGCTTTAGTAAGCGCCATAGGTTAATCCCTCAAGGATGCTTGGAATCGCTGTTTTAGTGCTGCTACGCATTGCGCAACGGTAGCGGCAATTTCCTCTTCTGCTAGTGTACGAGCGGTATCCTGCAATACCAGACTGATAGCCAGACTCTTATATCCTTCCGCTACGCCCTTGCCCCGGTACACGTCAAACAAGTTTACGCCAACTAACTGATTTGCGCCAACTTTCTTGCACTCGGCTAAAACATCGCCTGCCGGCACGTTCTCAGCCACAACCACCGCGATATCACGACGATTCGCCGGGAAACGTGAAATGTCCGCCGCCTCAGGCACCACGCGCTCAGACAGCTTATCCCACAGCACCTCAAACACCACGGTACGGCCATTCAGATCCAGCTTGCGCTCCAGTTCCGGATGAATCACGCCGACATAACCGATACGCTCGCCTGCCAGATAAATTGCCGCCGTCTGCCCAGGATGCAATGCGCAATGATGCTCAGCACGGAATTCAACGGAGGACAGTTTCCCGGTTAATGCCAACACGGCTTCCAAATCGCCTTTTAAATCATAGAAGTCAACCGCCTGACGCGCCAGATCCCAATGTTCTTCGTAGCGAGTGCCTGTAATCACTCCTGCCAACATGGTTTCCTGACGGACGCCCAGATCGGCGCTTTGGTCCGGAACAAAGCGCAGACCACTCTCAAACACACGCAGACGGCTTTGTTGACGATTTTGGTTGTACACTACCGCGCCCAGCAACCCGCTCCACAGCGACAGCCGCATAGCGGACATTTCCACCGAAATCGGGCTCGGTAACATCAGCGCTTCTTCATCAGGGTGAATCAGCGACTGAATCTTGGGATCGACGAAACTGTACGTAATCGCTTCCTGAAAACCGCGATCCACCAGCAGCGTTTTCACACGTTTAAGCGTCAGGTCCGCTTCGCGATGTTGCGTCATCTTCAGCGGTGCCTGAGTAGGAATATTCGGAATGTTGTTGTAGCCGTAAACACGAGCCACCTCTTCCACCAAATCTTCCTCGATTTCCATATCGAAACGCCAGCTCGGTGCTACCGCCTGCCAGCCATCAGCGGTTTTAATCACCTGGCAACCCAGACGGTTAAGAATATCGCTGACTTTCTCATCGGAAATTACATGGCCGATTAATCGATCCAATTTGTCACGACGCAGAGTGATGGTCGCTCGTACCGGCAAATCTTTCTCGCTGGTCACATCCACCACCGGGCCGGCGTCACCGCCGCAAATATCCAGCAGCAGGCGCGTTGCACGCTCAATCGCCTGATATTGCAATGCCGGATCAACACCACGCTCATAGCGGTGAGAGGCATCGGTATGCAAACCGTAACGACGCGCACGCCCGGTGATCGACAGCGGATTAAAATAAGCACACTCCAGCAGCACATCCTGCGTTTCGGCATTCACGCCGGAATGTTCGCCGCCGAAGATACCGCCCATTGCCAGCGCTTTTTGATGATCGGCAATCACCAGTGTGTCGGCGCTCAGCGTCGCATCGGTGCCGTCCAGCAGACGCAGGGTTTCCCCTTCTTTCGCCATACGCACGACAATGCCGCCTTCCAGACGGTTGAGGTCGAACGCATGCATCGGTTGCCCCAGCTCCAGCAATACGTAGTTGGTGACATCCACCACCGGATCGATGGAGCGGATACCGCAACGACGCAGTTTTTCACGCATCCACAGCGGCGTGGCGGCCTTCACATTGATCCCCTTGACCACTCGCCCCAGATAACGCGGGCACGCTTCGGTCGCATCCACCTGAATCGGGAAACGCTCGGTAATAGTAGCGGTCACCGGCTCCGTCGTAGGCGTTGTCAACGCCAGCTCATTGAGTACAGCGACATCGCGCGCCACACCCAGGATTCCCAGGCAATCAGCACGGTTGGGCGTCACGCTGATCTCAATCGTATTGTCATCCAGCTTCAGGTATTCGCGGATGTCAGTACCTAACGGCGCATCAGACGGCAGTTCGATAATACCGCTGTGATCCTCGGAAATGCCCAGCTCGGAGAAAGAGCACAGCATCCCTTCAGACGGCTCGCCACGCAGCTTGGCTGCCTTGATTTTGAAATCACCCGGTAAAACAGCGCCCACCGTGGCCACCGCCACTTTGAGGCCCTGACGGCAATTAGGCGCGCCGCAAACGATATCCAGCAAACGTTCACCGCCCACGCTGACTTTCGTCACGCGCAATTTGTCTGCATTCGGATGCTGACCGCATTCCACCACTTCCCCAACAACCACGCCGTGGAATGCGCCTGCAACCGGCTCAACGCCGTCCACTTCCAGGCCCGCCATGGTGATTTGTTCAGATAAGGCATCGCTGCTGATAGCTGGGTTAACCCATTCCCGTAACCAGAGTTCACTGAATTTCATCTTGATATTCCTGCCTTATTTAAACTGTTTGAGGAAGCGTAAATCGTTTTCGAAGAAGGCGCGCAGGTCCGTCACGCCGTAACGCAGCATGGTCAAACGTTCCATCCCCATACCGAATGCAAAGCCGGAATACACTTCCGGGTCGATGCCGACATTACGCAACACATTTGGATGCACCATGCCGCATCCCAGCACTTCAAGCCATTTGCCGTTCTTGCCCATCACATCCACTTCGGCAGACGGTTCGGTAAATGGGAAATAGGACGGGCGAAAACGCACCTGCAAATCTTCCTCAAAGAAATTACGCAGGAAATCATGCAGCGTTCCCTTCAGGTTGGTGAAGCTGATGTTTTTATCCACGATCAGCCCTTCCATCTGGTGGAACATCGGAGTATGCGTCTGATCGTAA
Encoded here:
- a CDS encoding metal-dependent hydrolase, with translation MTAEGHLLFAVASAIFAKKAELSPALAAGDWWHIIPAALLTSLLPDIDHPKSILGQRLKWISVPIARLCGHRGFTHSLLAIVIGVYVIRTKLPADWPLPGDVYHAMIVGYLSHIVADMLTTAGVPLLWPCRWRFRLPLLNSDKGNQLERLLCVGLILFMLFQPQQPLESWHYGEPARRLQQLGQQLHQLLAP
- a CDS encoding L-cystine transporter — encoded protein: MNFPLIINVVVFAVLLFALGYSGNKNWSLSKKVLLGLITGVLFGLVLHLIYGDDNPVIKQSIAWFNIVGNGYVQLLQMIVMPLVFVSILNSVARLHNASSLGKISLLALGTLLFTTLIAALIGIFVTNLFGLTASGLVQGAQESSRLSTIQNSYAGKVADLNVPQLLLSFIPKNPFADLTGANPTSIISVVIFAAFLGVAALHLLKDDAAKGERVLTAIDTLQSWVMKLVRLVMRLTPYGVMALMTKMVASSNLQDILKLGSFVVASYLGLGLMFGVHALLLAMNGVNPARFYRKVWPVLSFAFTSRSSAATIPLNIEAQTRRIGVPESIASFAASFGTTIGQNGCAGLYPAMLAVMVAPTVGINPWDPMWIATLAGIVTLSSAGVAGVGGGATFAALIVLPAMGLPITLVALLISIEPLIDMGRTALNVSGSMTAGTLTSQWLKQTDKDVFNRDDDTALNHR
- the osmE gene encoding osmotically-inducible lipoprotein OsmE encodes the protein MKKNNLFMCIAASALMLSGCVAYDRAENFFTKPVVKEVKKGMSRQEVNRVAGPASTEATMLHARGTCNTYVLGTHDGKIQYYFVSFDETGHVLNKGFQSCQEYDTNPKF
- the nadE gene encoding ammonia-dependent NAD(+) synthetase, which gives rise to MSLQKEIIQALGVKSTIDPAQEVRVSVDFLKNYLKAHPFVKSLVLGISGGQDSTLTGKLCQTAIAELRQETGKADYRFIAVRLPYGVQADEQDCQDAIQFIQPDQVLTVNIKPAVEASEATLRAIGIELSDFVKGNEKARERMKAQYSIAGMNAGLVVGTDHAAEAVTGFFTKYGDGGTDINPIFRLNKRQGKALLKLLGCPSHLYTKAPTADLEDDRPSLPDEMALGITYEKIDDYLEGKQLGPIDVAIIEGWYRKTEHKRRPPITVFDDFWR
- a CDS encoding nitrous oxide-stimulated promoter family protein, giving the protein MQFKNHHGNTTMTSAGKRIQREIRTIRAMLALYERSFPAPADDADYYARLQDYALKRLRKCYYGENKPACKQCPIHCYQPAKREAIKAIMRWAGPRMLLHHPILAIRHLLDDRKPVPAAPPRGRTAREPESPILSDDSAKEKGR
- the ihfA gene encoding integration host factor subunit alpha, whose protein sequence is MALTKAEMSEYLFEKLGLSKRDAKELVELFFEEVRRALENGEQVKLSGFGNFDLRDKNQRPGRNPKTGEDIPITARRVVTFRPGQKLKSRVENASPKES
- the pheT gene encoding phenylalanine--tRNA ligase subunit beta; this encodes MKFSELWLREWVNPAISSDALSEQITMAGLEVDGVEPVAGAFHGVVVGEVVECGQHPNADKLRVTKVSVGGERLLDIVCGAPNCRQGLKVAVATVGAVLPGDFKIKAAKLRGEPSEGMLCSFSELGISEDHSGIIELPSDAPLGTDIREYLKLDDNTIEISVTPNRADCLGILGVARDVAVLNELALTTPTTEPVTATITERFPIQVDATEACPRYLGRVVKGINVKAATPLWMREKLRRCGIRSIDPVVDVTNYVLLELGQPMHAFDLNRLEGGIVVRMAKEGETLRLLDGTDATLSADTLVIADHQKALAMGGIFGGEHSGVNAETQDVLLECAYFNPLSITGRARRYGLHTDASHRYERGVDPALQYQAIERATRLLLDICGGDAGPVVDVTSEKDLPVRATITLRRDKLDRLIGHVISDEKVSDILNRLGCQVIKTADGWQAVAPSWRFDMEIEEDLVEEVARVYGYNNIPNIPTQAPLKMTQHREADLTLKRVKTLLVDRGFQEAITYSFVDPKIQSLIHPDEEALMLPSPISVEMSAMRLSLWSGLLGAVVYNQNRQQSRLRVFESGLRFVPDQSADLGVRQETMLAGVITGTRYEEHWDLARQAVDFYDLKGDLEAVLALTGKLSSVEFRAEHHCALHPGQTAAIYLAGERIGYVGVIHPELERKLDLNGRTVVFEVLWDKLSERVVPEAADISRFPANRRDIAVVVAENVPAGDVLAECKKVGANQLVGVNLFDVYRGKGVAEGYKSLAISLVLQDTARTLAEEEIAATVAQCVAALKQRFQASLRD